The Paenibacillus macerans genome includes a window with the following:
- a CDS encoding serine/threonine protein kinase, which translates to MNSDWKRAEEALRLVEVVGHENNKPVSVIRFPENLRCIGIGTDAAVFYDPSTPDYAYKVYAAQALEKKDVEAKIYERLEGSRYFPRCYGVGPNYLVLSLEQGMTLYDCLLHGVPVPEQAIQDVEEARRFVRSLGLNPRDIHLKNVLLQEGRGKVLDVSEYIKEGNDNRWEHLVWAYQHVYPLISGVKVPLWMLETVTNWYKRIDTAAFNIEEFAKRVSGLFFGKRK; encoded by the coding sequence ATGAATTCGGATTGGAAACGAGCGGAAGAAGCATTAAGGCTCGTTGAGGTGGTAGGCCATGAAAACAATAAGCCAGTTTCCGTTATTCGGTTTCCGGAAAATTTACGCTGCATCGGTATCGGTACGGATGCTGCCGTTTTTTATGATCCATCCACCCCTGATTACGCGTATAAAGTGTATGCCGCTCAGGCTTTAGAAAAAAAGGATGTCGAGGCAAAGATTTATGAGCGGTTAGAAGGGTCGCGTTATTTTCCTCGATGTTACGGTGTTGGTCCTAACTATTTAGTTTTAAGTTTAGAACAAGGTATGACGTTGTACGACTGTCTTCTGCACGGTGTGCCGGTTCCCGAGCAAGCCATCCAGGACGTGGAGGAAGCCCGGCGGTTCGTGCGAAGTCTAGGGCTGAACCCAAGGGATATTCATCTTAAGAATGTTCTCCTGCAGGAGGGAAGGGGAAAGGTCCTTGATGTTTCGGAATATATCAAAGAGGGCAACGACAACAGGTGGGAGCACCTGGTCTGGGCGTATCAGCACGTTTATCCGCTCATTAGCGGGGTAAAGGTTCCATTATGGATGCTGGAAACTGTAACCAACTGGTATAAGCGGATCGATACGGCCGCCTTCAATATCGAAGAGTTCGCTAAGCGAGTGAGTGGGTTATTCTTTGGCAAGCGCAAATAG